One genomic segment of Synechocystis sp. LKSZ1 includes these proteins:
- the prfC gene encoding peptide chain release factor 3, producing MTSDLLRELSQAVQQRRNFAIISHPDAGKTTLTEKLLLYGGAIHQAGSVKARQAQRKATSDWMEMEQQRGISITSTVLQFAYQDFQINLLDTPGHQDFSEDTYRTLAAADNAVMLVDVAKGLEPQTRKLFEVCRLRSLPIFTFVNKLDRPGRSPLELLDEIEQELDLPTYAVNWPIGMGDRFKGLFDRHTQKIHLFERRAHGSQAASETIVSLEDPDIETILEPDLYAQLLEELEMLQELGGELDLAQVHAGKMTPVFFGSAMSNFGVQLFLDNFLHYALQPGGRHSSLGVLEPTYPEFTGFVFKLQANMDPKHRDRVAFVRVCTGKFEKDMTVSHARTGKTVRLSRPQKLFAQDRESIEEAYPGDVIGLNNPGVFAIGDTIYIGQKLEYEGIPCFSPELFAYLKNPNPSKFKQFQKGIQQLREEGAIQIMSSLDEFRREPILAAVGQLQFEVVQFRLLTEYGVETQLEPLGYSLARWVAGGWPALEKAGRIFNTLTVKDNWERPVLLFKNTWNLQQVIGDHPDLQLTAVAPVGSGLQPLAVAGGQ from the coding sequence ATGACCAGTGACCTCCTGCGTGAGCTGAGCCAAGCGGTACAGCAACGTCGTAACTTTGCGATTATTTCCCACCCCGACGCGGGTAAAACGACCCTCACGGAAAAACTTCTGCTCTACGGCGGGGCCATTCACCAAGCGGGATCGGTCAAGGCCCGTCAAGCCCAGCGCAAGGCCACCTCTGACTGGATGGAAATGGAACAACAGCGGGGGATTTCCATTACATCTACCGTGCTCCAGTTTGCCTATCAGGATTTTCAGATTAATCTCCTCGATACCCCTGGCCACCAGGATTTTAGTGAAGATACCTACCGGACGCTGGCGGCGGCGGACAATGCGGTGATGCTGGTGGATGTGGCCAAGGGCCTAGAACCCCAAACCCGCAAGCTATTTGAAGTTTGTCGGCTCCGTTCCCTACCCATTTTTACCTTTGTTAATAAGCTAGACCGTCCCGGCCGCAGTCCCCTGGAATTGCTCGATGAAATTGAACAGGAACTCGACCTGCCCACCTACGCTGTCAACTGGCCCATCGGCATGGGCGACCGCTTTAAAGGCCTGTTCGACCGTCATACCCAAAAAATTCACCTCTTTGAACGACGGGCCCATGGCAGCCAGGCCGCTTCGGAAACCATCGTCAGCTTAGAAGATCCCGACATTGAAACGATTCTTGAGCCCGACCTCTACGCCCAACTGCTAGAGGAACTGGAAATGCTCCAGGAATTGGGGGGAGAATTGGATCTGGCCCAAGTCCATGCCGGTAAGATGACGCCGGTATTCTTTGGCAGTGCCATGAGTAACTTTGGGGTGCAATTGTTCCTCGATAACTTTTTGCACTACGCCCTCCAGCCGGGTGGCCGCCATTCCTCCCTCGGCGTGCTAGAGCCGACCTATCCTGAATTTACGGGCTTTGTCTTTAAACTCCAGGCCAATATGGATCCCAAACACCGAGACCGGGTGGCCTTTGTACGGGTTTGTACTGGCAAATTCGAGAAGGATATGACCGTCAGCCATGCCCGTACCGGCAAAACCGTCCGTCTTTCCCGGCCCCAAAAGCTCTTTGCCCAAGACCGGGAATCCATTGAAGAGGCCTATCCGGGGGATGTGATCGGCTTAAACAATCCTGGGGTCTTTGCCATTGGCGACACTATCTATATCGGTCAAAAACTGGAATACGAAGGCATTCCCTGCTTTTCCCCAGAACTCTTTGCCTACCTCAAGAATCCCAACCCGTCCAAGTTCAAGCAATTTCAAAAGGGCATTCAACAGTTACGGGAGGAAGGGGCCATTCAAATTATGTCTTCCCTGGATGAATTTCGTCGGGAACCGATTCTAGCGGCCGTGGGCCAGTTGCAGTTTGAAGTGGTGCAATTCCGTCTGCTCACCGAGTATGGGGTGGAAACCCAACTGGAACCCCTGGGCTATAGTCTGGCCCGTTGGGTCGCTGGTGGCTGGCCAGCCCTGGAGAAGGCGGGACGCATCTTCAATACCCTGACGGTGAAGGACAATTGGGAGCGTCCGGTGCTGCTATTTAAAAATACCTGGAATCTTCAGCAGGTAATAGGGGATCATCCCGATCTGCAATTAACCGCCGTGGCCCCGGTGGGCTCCGGCCTGCAACCCCTCGCAGTGGCGGGAGGACAATAA
- a CDS encoding PIN domain-containing protein — MNIYVETNFVLELTFGQEQCSSCEQILQLCEVGNVKLIVPAYSLAEPHEKLSRQARNRRELQQSLDAELRQLLRTASYASRIKSIQDIASLMIQSNEEERHRFVQCRDRLLNVGEIVELNANILREAASYETTYDLTPQDALVYASVITHLRQNLPEQACFLNRNSKDFDSPDIIDELKQFNCRMIAQFDHGYNFVQSQLPSKQAGA, encoded by the coding sequence GTGAATATTTATGTTGAGACAAACTTTGTTCTAGAGCTAACCTTTGGGCAAGAGCAGTGTTCAAGTTGTGAACAGATTTTACAACTTTGTGAAGTAGGAAACGTAAAGCTTATCGTTCCAGCTTATAGCCTTGCTGAACCGCATGAGAAACTGAGCCGCCAAGCACGAAACCGTCGAGAACTCCAACAGTCGTTGGATGCCGAGTTGCGTCAGCTTTTACGCACAGCCTCTTATGCCAGTCGTATCAAGAGCATTCAGGATATTGCTAGCTTGATGATTCAGAGTAACGAGGAAGAAAGGCATCGTTTTGTTCAATGTCGCGATCGTCTTCTTAATGTTGGAGAAATTGTTGAACTCAATGCCAATATATTGAGGGAAGCTGCCTCCTATGAAACGACTTACGACTTAACACCCCAGGACGCCCTTGTATATGCATCAGTTATTACCCATTTACGACAGAATTTGCCAGAGCAGGCTTGCTTTTTAAATCGAAACTCCAAAGACTTTGATAGTCCAGATATCATTGATGAACTTAAACAATTTAACTGTCGAATGATTGCACAATTTGATCATGGATACAACTTTGTTCAGTCACAATTACCATCTAAGCAGGCAGGGGCATAA
- a CDS encoding dynamin-like GTPase family protein has translation MTDFSPQCQSLREQVNQLLELLAQEPTLRTQQNISTIETSLSKALSPRFEIVFAGAFSAGKSMLINALLERELLYSAEGHATGTECYIEYAEPSQERVVLTFLSETEIREQALALCQRLQLRGDFNINQPEAIKRLNEACTKIIDDEGGESKSDRAKQAKALLLLLEGFSQNRERIQTLGNATFSMEQLNFSNLSEAASFARRGANSAVLKRLDYFCHHFLLADGNVLVDLPGIDAPVKKDAELTYRKIEHPDTSAVVCVLKPAAAGDMTTEETDLLERIRKNPGIRDRVFYVFNRIDETWYNTQLRQRLESLIQSQFRDSARVYKTSGLLGFYGSQIKHTNGGNRFGLDSIFAESVKGMGGLEETPQFVSEFNNYCANSGKLLARTEFKVSVNGYETPNENYVRILADWGQPLINQLIHDSGIETFREAITRYLTDEKYPELFTHLAHDLQPLCILLRKFYLDNYRELDSQPREIEAMKVQELTRLNQEIQALGAQFKDFIAEQVNNIVINADPEFDEDFLKLKARMITHLDELISTFSVIDAYSRSTKNHPRNTIAPFIAVLVEALYYLANKLEDTLIAGVEVIVANFFQRLSKRLRSADCYRNIYRLLGNDGGIETHLQQLEDQVNKALIQAARTECDRYVRESPRFYDEGTFSIYQFRQTLQQASQGYDAQAMVDAEPAIRQLLKLDFEPKVFDTVRKHFRQTINNGIKTHLLPMTDKQADNLLQQYDVARAYLEKTLEQEAEEKIARNSRLQSEIKQKMDLYEQSVTGINECLKSMQLTFQLPGIIASDLTEVVPALPETSVEAGELAG, from the coding sequence ATGACTGATTTTTCCCCTCAATGCCAATCACTGAGAGAACAGGTCAATCAACTCCTCGAACTGTTAGCTCAAGAACCCACCCTACGCACCCAGCAGAATATCAGCACGATTGAAACCTCCCTGAGCAAGGCCCTTTCACCCCGTTTTGAAATTGTCTTTGCCGGGGCCTTTAGTGCGGGCAAATCAATGCTCATCAATGCACTGTTAGAAAGAGAACTGCTCTACAGTGCCGAGGGCCATGCCACCGGAACCGAGTGCTACATCGAATATGCTGAACCGAGCCAAGAGCGTGTCGTCCTTACTTTCCTGAGCGAGACTGAAATTCGAGAACAGGCCCTGGCCCTCTGTCAGCGTCTGCAACTCCGGGGTGATTTTAATATCAATCAACCGGAGGCCATCAAACGCCTCAATGAGGCCTGCACTAAAATCATTGACGATGAGGGAGGAGAAAGCAAATCCGACCGAGCCAAACAGGCTAAGGCCCTGCTGTTACTATTGGAAGGCTTTAGCCAAAACCGGGAACGAATCCAGACCCTGGGAAATGCCACCTTCTCGATGGAGCAATTGAACTTTTCCAATCTCAGTGAAGCCGCCAGCTTTGCCCGCCGGGGGGCCAACAGCGCCGTCCTCAAACGCTTAGATTACTTTTGTCACCATTTCCTCTTAGCCGATGGCAATGTCCTGGTGGATCTACCGGGGATCGATGCCCCCGTTAAGAAAGATGCGGAGTTGACCTATCGCAAGATTGAGCACCCTGATACTTCGGCGGTGGTCTGTGTTCTAAAACCGGCGGCGGCGGGCGATATGACCACAGAAGAAACGGATTTACTAGAACGAATTCGCAAAAACCCCGGTATTCGGGATCGGGTTTTCTACGTCTTTAACCGCATTGATGAAACCTGGTATAACACCCAACTCAGGCAACGACTAGAAAGTTTGATTCAATCCCAGTTTCGAGACAGTGCCCGTGTCTATAAAACCAGTGGTCTGCTCGGTTTCTATGGTAGTCAAATTAAGCATACCAACGGTGGCAATCGCTTTGGCCTGGACTCCATTTTTGCGGAAAGCGTAAAGGGAATGGGGGGATTAGAGGAAACGCCTCAATTTGTCAGTGAGTTTAATAACTACTGTGCCAACTCCGGCAAACTCCTGGCCCGGACAGAATTCAAAGTTTCGGTGAATGGCTACGAAACCCCGAATGAAAACTATGTGCGGATTTTAGCAGATTGGGGCCAACCCTTGATCAACCAACTGATCCATGACAGTGGCATTGAAACCTTCCGGGAAGCCATTACGCGCTACCTCACGGATGAAAAATACCCTGAACTGTTCACCCATCTGGCCCACGACCTCCAGCCGCTTTGCATCCTGCTCCGCAAATTTTACCTGGACAATTATCGAGAGTTGGATAGTCAACCTCGGGAAATCGAGGCGATGAAGGTGCAGGAACTCACTCGCTTAAACCAGGAAATTCAGGCCCTGGGGGCGCAGTTCAAAGACTTCATTGCGGAGCAAGTCAATAACATCGTGATCAATGCCGATCCTGAATTTGATGAAGATTTCCTGAAGCTCAAGGCCCGCATGATTACCCATCTCGATGAGTTGATTAGCACCTTTTCGGTGATAGATGCCTATAGCCGTTCAACTAAGAATCATCCTCGCAATACTATTGCGCCCTTTATCGCTGTTTTAGTCGAGGCTTTGTATTACTTAGCCAATAAGCTAGAGGATACATTAATTGCGGGTGTAGAGGTCATTGTCGCCAACTTCTTCCAACGCTTATCTAAACGATTGCGTTCAGCGGATTGTTACCGCAATATTTATCGTCTGCTAGGCAATGATGGCGGTATTGAAACTCACTTACAACAGCTCGAAGATCAGGTCAATAAGGCCTTAATTCAAGCGGCCCGAACCGAATGCGACCGCTACGTGCGGGAAAGTCCTCGTTTTTATGATGAAGGTACATTTTCGATCTATCAATTTCGGCAAACCCTACAACAGGCCAGCCAAGGCTATGATGCCCAGGCCATGGTGGATGCAGAGCCGGCTATTCGCCAATTACTGAAGCTCGATTTTGAGCCCAAGGTTTTTGATACTGTCCGCAAACACTTTCGGCAGACAATTAACAATGGCATAAAAACCCATCTATTACCGATGACCGATAAGCAAGCCGATAATCTACTACAACAGTACGATGTTGCCCGGGCCTATCTAGAAAAAACCCTAGAGCAAGAAGCAGAGGAAAAAATTGCCCGTAATTCTCGTTTACAGAGTGAAATCAAGCAAAAAATGGATCTCTATGAGCAGAGCGTCACGGGAATTAATGAATGCTTGAAATCAATGCAGTTGACCTTCCAGTTACCGGGAATTATTGCCTCAGATTTAACGGAAGTAGTTCCTGCGTTACCAGAAACTTCTGTTGAAGCAGGAGAATTAGCTGGTTAA
- a CDS encoding KGK domain-containing protein, giving the protein MEIKYDSYLDSLQDDDIIEQPQVIEQTYDHRRNDKYRNEVVYRGALFKAQDVKQKISGVFTSLIPYQFSCRLDVNNKEVNGYFYKPDKLFGEGLQCRILRSNSEGWKSGKIKVNVNISIEFIPDEPEITEPESPLDEIRREISRLQQ; this is encoded by the coding sequence ATGGAAATAAAATATGATAGCTATCTTGATAGCTTGCAAGACGATGATATTATTGAACAACCACAGGTGATCGAGCAAACGTATGATCATCGCCGTAATGATAAATATCGTAACGAAGTTGTTTACCGAGGTGCATTATTTAAAGCACAAGATGTAAAGCAAAAAATAAGTGGTGTATTTACATCACTGATTCCATATCAATTTTCTTGTCGATTGGATGTCAATAATAAAGAGGTCAATGGTTACTTTTATAAGCCGGACAAATTATTTGGTGAAGGATTGCAGTGTCGTATTTTAAGGTCTAACTCTGAAGGGTGGAAGTCTGGAAAAATAAAAGTGAATGTAAATATCAGTATTGAGTTTATTCCTGATGAACCTGAAATAACTGAACCAGAATCGCCTCTAGATGAAATTCGCCGTGAAATTAGCCGATTACAGCAGTAA